A genomic window from Vicia villosa cultivar HV-30 ecotype Madison, WI unplaced genomic scaffold, Vvil1.0 ctg.006667F_1_1, whole genome shotgun sequence includes:
- the LOC131643042 gene encoding transcription factor JUNGBRUNNEN 1-like → MAAKRHLSYELEDGSRRMFDPSDEDLIYIYLRKKIHKPLFLLNTIIQLDVFQTEPWRLPRGIMTSISDSKYYFFKIKNSRFENKDTRPAGNGEWKSMEKNKEISLPNNMFTGIKNTLEFWKMQGGELVKTEWLMNEFRITSSAHPTEVSAFAAYRITKTVLPSVVDITMEDGCISPPPSP, encoded by the exons ATGGCTGCAAAGAGACATCTTAGCTATGAGTTGGAAGATGGTTCTCGGAGGATGTTTGATCCAAGCGATGAAGATCTTATATACATTTACCTCAGAAAGAAGATTCATAAGCCCCTATTTCTACTCAATACTATTATTCAATTAGATGTGTTTCAAACAGAACCTTGGAGGCTACCAAGAG GTATTATGACATCTATTAGCGATAGCAAGTATTAtttctttaaaattaaaaatagtagatttgaAAATAAGGATACAAGACCAGCAGGAAACGGGGAATGGAAGAGCATGGAAAAGAACAAGGAAATTTCTCTACCAAACAATATGTTCACTGGGATAAAAAACACACTCGAATTCTGGAAAATGCAAGGAGGGGAACTTGTAAAAACCGAATGGCTAATGAATGAATTCCGCATTACTTCAAGTGCTCACCCGACCGAG GTTTCAGCTTTTGCAGCATATCGCATCACTAAGACTGTTCTACCAAGCGTAGTTGATATTACAATGGAGGATGGATGTATCTCTCCTCCACCCTCTCCATGA